One window of Brevibacterium pigmentatum genomic DNA carries:
- a CDS encoding GntR family transcriptional regulator: MNDLLTLPWQRIDDSAPIAVRMAAATAREIIEGRHEPGDLLIESDLAAAHNASRTPAREAMLQLERWRLVRLVPKKGALVTTVTGKERRDLLAVRSMFEIDAVETLSDSGDLTALAADLRTLLGEQRKALDAGDPLGFASADYAFHARLIRSGDNAIVTEMLTTMGPRLARLTFQVAIDAPHTLDTLLTEHETLTDRAESGDAEGFARLVRAHIEGSHFPQSR, encoded by the coding sequence GTGAATGATTTGCTGACACTGCCCTGGCAACGCATCGACGACTCCGCTCCGATCGCCGTTCGGATGGCCGCGGCGACCGCCCGGGAGATCATCGAAGGCCGACACGAACCCGGCGACCTCCTCATCGAGTCCGACCTCGCCGCCGCGCACAACGCCAGTCGCACCCCCGCCCGGGAGGCGATGCTCCAGCTCGAACGTTGGCGCCTCGTCCGCCTCGTCCCCAAGAAGGGCGCGCTCGTGACCACCGTGACGGGCAAGGAGCGCCGCGACCTGCTCGCCGTGCGCTCGATGTTCGAGATCGACGCCGTCGAGACACTGTCCGACAGCGGCGACCTCACCGCTCTGGCCGCCGATCTGCGCACCCTGCTCGGCGAGCAGAGGAAGGCTCTTGACGCGGGCGATCCGCTCGGCTTCGCCAGCGCCGACTACGCCTTCCACGCCCGCCTGATCCGCAGCGGCGACAACGCCATCGTCACCGAGATGCTCACCACCATGGGCCCGCGCCTGGCCCGCCTGACCTTCCAGGTCGCCATCGACGCGCCGCACACCCTCGACACGCTCCTGACCGAGCACGAAACTCTCACCGACCGCGCCGAGTCGGGCGACGCAGAAGGCTTCGCCCGACTCGTCCGCGCCCACATCGAAGGCTCCCACTTCCCGCAGTCCCGCTGA